A genomic window from Herbiconiux aconitum includes:
- a CDS encoding ABC transporter substrate-binding protein has translation MRKRSLAIATLAASVALTLSACAPSAPPEASTSAAAAGTDTLTIATTTDVVNYNPLIGNSRSDYWITNLMYPHLMSIDDTGKKTPELATKWGYVDDTTGYYEIRDDMTWSDGEPVTAEDVAWTMNAVKKDAPSGTFYGQLANFESATAVSDTRVEVKLTKPDSSIVEEIGFWGNVVPKHVFEKAASVADFPNDGSDGGWVGAGPFTLQKVQVGQSYELDRVEDYPLVEGGTPIPAKVVYRVFPDVNTEILALQSGEVDAIANALPPAQVDQLKNSPGIAVEEVTGLGYAHMTYNMQNPDLAKVEVRQALAHAVDYEAIRKVVLQDQAVSTGSSPLMPVLSDYYDDSLTEYEFDTDLSRELMEKAGYTADANGNFPVSFRLIYSLQDSVTSQWAQLVKDSAAEAGITIELQGTERNTYLAQTNKGDFDIYAGNFAIMDDPVTNFTLSYLPGGAINYTYVDDPELNDLIAQGAVTSDQDEKIDIMRQAAKIVHDNVYDNIMYTQNLYFAHSDKWDGFITQPSELLSIVNPESLASAHKVQ, from the coding sequence ATGCGTAAACGAAGTCTGGCAATCGCGACGCTCGCAGCGAGCGTCGCCCTCACGCTGAGCGCCTGTGCGCCCTCGGCTCCCCCCGAAGCGTCGACGAGCGCGGCAGCCGCCGGCACCGACACGCTCACCATCGCGACCACGACGGATGTGGTGAACTACAACCCGCTGATCGGCAACAGCCGCAGCGACTACTGGATCACCAACCTGATGTACCCGCACCTCATGTCGATCGACGACACGGGCAAGAAGACGCCCGAGCTCGCCACGAAGTGGGGCTACGTCGACGACACCACGGGATACTACGAGATCCGCGACGACATGACCTGGAGCGACGGCGAGCCCGTCACCGCCGAAGACGTGGCCTGGACCATGAACGCGGTGAAGAAGGATGCCCCGTCGGGCACCTTCTACGGCCAGCTCGCCAACTTCGAGTCGGCCACCGCCGTTTCTGACACCCGCGTCGAGGTGAAGCTCACCAAGCCCGATTCCTCGATCGTCGAGGAGATCGGGTTCTGGGGCAACGTCGTGCCGAAGCACGTCTTCGAGAAGGCGGCCTCGGTCGCCGATTTCCCGAACGACGGATCGGACGGCGGCTGGGTGGGCGCAGGCCCCTTCACGCTGCAGAAGGTGCAGGTGGGGCAGAGCTACGAACTCGACCGCGTGGAGGACTACCCGCTGGTCGAGGGCGGCACCCCCATCCCGGCCAAGGTCGTCTACCGCGTGTTCCCGGATGTCAACACCGAGATCCTGGCTCTGCAGAGCGGTGAGGTCGACGCGATCGCCAACGCCCTGCCGCCCGCACAGGTCGACCAGCTGAAGAACTCTCCCGGCATCGCCGTCGAAGAGGTCACGGGCCTCGGCTACGCGCACATGACCTACAACATGCAGAACCCCGACCTCGCGAAGGTCGAGGTGCGCCAGGCGCTGGCGCACGCGGTCGACTACGAGGCGATCCGCAAGGTCGTGCTGCAGGACCAGGCGGTGTCGACCGGGTCGAGCCCGCTCATGCCGGTGCTCAGCGATTACTACGACGACTCGCTCACCGAGTACGAGTTCGACACCGACCTGTCGCGCGAGTTGATGGAGAAGGCGGGCTACACCGCCGACGCGAACGGCAACTTCCCGGTCTCGTTCCGGCTGATCTACTCGCTGCAGGACAGCGTGACCAGCCAGTGGGCGCAGCTCGTGAAGGACTCGGCGGCCGAAGCCGGAATCACCATCGAACTCCAGGGAACGGAGCGCAACACCTACCTGGCGCAGACGAACAAGGGTGACTTCGACATCTACGCCGGCAACTTCGCCATCATGGACGACCCGGTGACGAACTTCACCCTGTCGTACCTGCCGGGCGGCGCGATCAACTACACCTACGTCGACGACCCCGAGTTGAACGACCTGATCGCCCAGGGCGCTGTCACGAGTGACCAGGACGAGAAGATCGACATCATGCGTCAAGCGGCGAAGATCGTGCACGACAACGTCTACGACAACATCATGTACACGCAGAATCTGTACTTCGCCCACAGCGACAAATGGGACGGATTCATCACCCAGCCGAGTGAGCTGCTGTCGATCGTGAACCCCGAGTCACTCGCCAGCGCCCACAAGGTGCAGTAA
- a CDS encoding ABC transporter permease yields MPRSSFILRRLGRALFTIWFAVTVTFLLLRLLPGDPALAVASPNMTDDARAALLTQYGLDKPLLVQYGLYLVQLVQGNFGVSFTQSIPVMDVLLQRLPWTLLLTMTALVLTTAIGIPLGVLAASKRGGFLDKLVQVIGVTGQSIFVPSIGVLLLFVFGLTLRWLPIGGAYDTDAYGAAWYGSVASHLVLPAVSLMLIQLGSYVLTMRSTLIDALGEDYVTLAKANGLPYRRILWRHALRNALLPTTTLIGLQLGFLVGGAVLTETVFAYPGIGRGIYEAVTQLDFPVLQGAFLLLAITVVLANMLTDIVYGFLDPRVKTS; encoded by the coding sequence GTGCCTCGTTCATCATTCATTCTCCGGCGCCTCGGCAGGGCACTGTTCACGATCTGGTTCGCCGTGACCGTGACGTTCCTCCTGCTGCGGCTGCTCCCCGGAGATCCGGCACTGGCCGTCGCCAGTCCGAACATGACGGATGACGCGCGGGCCGCCCTCCTCACCCAGTACGGGCTCGACAAGCCCCTGCTCGTGCAGTACGGCCTCTACCTCGTGCAGCTCGTGCAGGGGAACTTCGGGGTCTCGTTCACGCAGTCCATCCCGGTGATGGACGTGCTGCTGCAGCGGCTGCCCTGGACGCTGCTGCTCACCATGACGGCCCTCGTGCTGACGACCGCCATCGGCATCCCGCTCGGCGTGCTCGCCGCCTCCAAGCGCGGCGGCTTCCTCGACAAGCTGGTGCAGGTGATCGGCGTCACCGGGCAGTCGATCTTCGTGCCGTCGATCGGCGTGCTGCTGCTGTTCGTCTTCGGCCTCACCCTGCGCTGGCTGCCGATCGGCGGCGCCTACGACACGGATGCCTACGGCGCGGCCTGGTACGGGAGCGTGGCGTCCCATCTCGTGCTGCCGGCCGTGTCGCTCATGCTGATCCAGCTGGGCTCCTACGTGCTCACCATGCGCTCGACGCTGATCGACGCCCTCGGTGAGGACTACGTGACGCTGGCGAAGGCCAACGGCCTGCCCTACCGGCGCATCCTCTGGCGGCACGCGCTGCGCAATGCGCTGCTGCCCACCACCACCCTGATCGGCCTGCAACTCGGCTTCCTGGTGGGTGGCGCCGTTCTCACCGAGACGGTGTTCGCCTACCCCGGCATCGGCCGCGGCATCTACGAGGCCGTGACCCAACTCGACTTCCCGGTGCTGCAGGGCGCGTTCCTGCTGCTCGCGATCACCGTGGTGCTCGCCAACATGCTCACCGACATCGTCTACGGATTCCTCGACCCCCGGGTGAAGACATCATGA
- a CDS encoding ABC transporter permease, with product MTSLEFDPAVTAGMSAPAEPVATENGRAGLATWRVFRKEPLGIASLVILGLLVVVSVAAPLLAPYPGSYGTDVLKAPSLQYPFGTDSLGRDVLGEVIWGTQQSLLVAISASVIAIAFGTLVAVLGAYFKKLDGFISVIVDLTLSLPVLPLMILVAALVGPSTVTIIAVVAAFSWPEVTRLVRSQALTIVNLPYVDAARLMTTSPLWIISRHIVPAVTPVIVVSVVVTASRAVLSAAGLAFLGLGDPTTWSWGRILYEAQQSGAMSSAWWLTLFPSIAILLLVLSATLLSIAYNDARNPRNRAR from the coding sequence ATGACCTCTCTCGAATTCGACCCCGCCGTCACGGCCGGGATGTCCGCCCCCGCGGAGCCCGTCGCCACCGAGAACGGGCGGGCAGGCCTGGCCACTTGGCGGGTATTCCGCAAAGAGCCGCTCGGCATCGCGTCGCTCGTCATCCTCGGGCTGCTCGTCGTGGTGTCGGTGGCCGCTCCGCTGCTCGCGCCCTACCCGGGCAGCTATGGCACCGACGTGCTGAAGGCACCGAGTCTGCAGTACCCCTTCGGCACCGACTCGCTCGGGCGCGACGTGCTCGGCGAGGTGATCTGGGGAACGCAGCAGAGTCTGCTCGTGGCGATCTCGGCATCCGTCATCGCCATCGCCTTCGGCACGCTGGTGGCGGTGCTCGGCGCCTACTTCAAGAAGCTCGACGGGTTCATCAGCGTGATCGTCGACCTGACGCTCTCGCTGCCGGTGCTGCCGCTGATGATCCTGGTCGCGGCTCTCGTGGGGCCGAGTACCGTGACGATCATCGCCGTGGTCGCCGCGTTCTCCTGGCCCGAAGTCACCCGTCTGGTGCGTTCGCAAGCGCTCACCATCGTGAATCTGCCCTACGTCGACGCGGCACGCCTGATGACCACCTCGCCGCTCTGGATCATCTCGCGCCACATCGTGCCCGCCGTGACACCGGTGATCGTGGTCTCGGTGGTCGTCACCGCCTCGCGCGCGGTGCTCTCGGCCGCGGGGCTGGCGTTCCTCGGGCTGGGCGACCCGACCACCTGGTCGTGGGGGCGCATCCTCTACGAGGCGCAGCAATCCGGAGCCATGTCGAGCGCCTGGTGGCTGACCCTGTTCCCCTCCATCGCCATCCTTCTTCTCGTGCTCTCGGCAACGCTGCTGTCGATCGCCTACAACGACGCGCGCAACCCGCGCAACCGAGCCCGGTAG
- a CDS encoding alpha/beta fold hydrolase, whose product MNENTTAVSPEFAAATTTAQRVTINGNELAVEVLGPEGAPVIITHHGAPGLGSRAEPRASFGRLADEYRVVVFDARGSGESEGSGEFSHEQWAADIDGLREWIGAKTIVMAGGSYGGFMSMEYAVRYPERVTAMVLRDTSADNGNAHLARENALASDRVTIDMEKFDRIDEGRVADDDDLRDCWREILPLYDFHYDPASVEKKVAATPYRYEAHNYAFSKNLPNYDLKPQLPGVTAPTLITVGRTDWITPVSCSETIASLIPDSELVVFEKSGHSPQIEEVELWTATVRDFLHRVAPTGKDSTTEL is encoded by the coding sequence ATGAACGAGAACACCACCGCGGTCTCGCCGGAGTTCGCGGCAGCCACCACCACCGCCCAGCGTGTCACCATCAACGGCAACGAACTGGCCGTCGAGGTGCTCGGCCCTGAGGGGGCGCCGGTGATCATCACCCACCACGGCGCTCCCGGCCTCGGCAGCCGCGCCGAGCCGCGCGCGAGCTTCGGGCGGCTGGCCGACGAGTACCGGGTGGTGGTGTTCGACGCCCGGGGCTCGGGCGAGAGCGAGGGTTCGGGCGAGTTCAGCCACGAGCAGTGGGCGGCCGACATCGACGGGCTGCGCGAATGGATCGGCGCCAAGACCATCGTGATGGCCGGCGGCTCCTACGGCGGTTTCATGTCGATGGAGTATGCCGTCCGCTACCCCGAGCGGGTGACCGCCATGGTGCTGCGCGACACCTCGGCCGACAACGGCAACGCCCACCTCGCCCGCGAGAACGCGCTCGCCTCCGACCGGGTCACCATCGACATGGAGAAGTTCGACCGCATCGACGAGGGACGGGTGGCCGACGACGACGACCTGCGCGACTGCTGGCGCGAGATCCTGCCGCTCTACGACTTCCACTACGACCCGGCATCCGTCGAGAAGAAGGTGGCGGCCACCCCCTACCGCTACGAAGCGCACAACTACGCGTTCTCGAAGAACCTGCCGAACTACGACCTCAAGCCGCAGCTGCCCGGCGTCACCGCACCGACGCTCATCACCGTGGGGCGCACGGATTGGATCACGCCGGTATCGTGTAGCGAAACCATCGCGAGCCTCATTCCCGACTCGGAGCTCGTGGTGTTCGAGAAATCAGGGCATTCTCCGCAGATCGAAGAGGTCGAGCTATGGACAGCGACAGTTCGGGACTTCCTGCACCGCGTGGCCCCCACGGGCAAGGACAGCACGACGGAGCTCTGA
- a CDS encoding dipeptidase, with amino-acid sequence MLDPAAAYKGYTAYDYLEAGKDYKEFTYAKQIGRVPAYQGLGLSAAEEERTRKLLSEETVISLHDHVQVFPEDMTQLRDHIRQGREPTGYEGLSRSGITAVFDNGMDGTCCISSDAGWKYQDVLFDLGVRMADLAHQDFVIKAESVKDIERAKAEGKVAHVFALEAATMIENEVDRLDVLYGFGVRQMGIAYSEQNTLGSGLKERGDGGLTYFGERAVERMNKLGIAIDISHSGDRTCVDVIKASKYPVLITHAGARGLWPTNRMKTDETIIECARRGGVIGIEAAPHTTLSPAHPSHSLESVMDHFQYCVDLVGLEHVSFGPDTLFGDHVGLHHAFSSNLSISQAHGHVEYEEVEYVDGIENPAEEFFNIIGWLVKHDYSDDEIRAVVGGNTMRVLKEVWV; translated from the coding sequence ATGCTTGATCCCGCCGCGGCCTACAAGGGCTACACCGCCTACGACTACCTGGAAGCAGGAAAGGACTACAAGGAGTTCACCTACGCGAAGCAGATCGGCCGCGTGCCGGCCTACCAGGGACTCGGTCTCAGCGCGGCGGAGGAGGAGCGCACTCGCAAGCTCCTGAGCGAAGAGACCGTCATCTCGCTGCACGACCACGTGCAGGTCTTTCCCGAAGACATGACGCAACTGCGCGACCACATCCGCCAGGGTCGCGAACCAACGGGCTACGAGGGTCTCTCGCGCTCGGGCATCACCGCGGTCTTCGACAACGGGATGGACGGCACCTGCTGCATCTCGAGCGACGCCGGCTGGAAGTACCAGGATGTGCTCTTCGACCTCGGGGTGCGGATGGCCGACCTGGCCCACCAGGACTTCGTGATCAAAGCCGAGTCGGTGAAGGACATCGAGCGGGCCAAGGCCGAGGGCAAGGTCGCCCACGTCTTCGCCCTCGAGGCCGCGACCATGATCGAGAACGAGGTCGACCGGCTCGACGTGCTCTACGGCTTCGGAGTGCGCCAGATGGGCATCGCCTACTCGGAGCAGAACACGCTCGGCTCGGGCCTCAAGGAGCGCGGAGACGGCGGACTCACCTACTTCGGCGAGCGCGCGGTCGAGCGCATGAACAAGCTCGGCATCGCCATCGACATCTCGCACTCGGGCGACCGCACCTGCGTCGACGTGATCAAGGCGTCGAAGTACCCGGTGCTGATCACCCACGCCGGGGCGCGCGGCCTCTGGCCCACGAACCGGATGAAGACCGACGAGACCATCATCGAGTGCGCGAGGCGCGGCGGCGTGATCGGCATCGAAGCGGCGCCGCACACCACGCTCTCTCCGGCGCATCCGTCGCACTCGCTCGAATCGGTGATGGACCACTTCCAGTATTGCGTCGACCTGGTGGGTCTCGAGCACGTCAGCTTCGGACCTGACACGCTGTTCGGTGACCACGTGGGGTTGCACCACGCCTTCTCGTCGAACCTCTCGATCAGCCAGGCGCACGGACACGTCGAATACGAGGAAGTGGAATACGTCGACGGCATCGAGAACCCGGCCGAGGAGTTCTTCAACATCATCGGCTGGCTCGTGAAGCACGACTACTCAGACGACGAAATCCGCGCCGTCGTCGGAGGCAACACCATGCGGGTCCTGAAGGAGGTCTGGGTTTAA
- a CDS encoding M24 family metallopeptidase — MTLIDSPPRFTQRLAPEFFDRVQQRLLPALEENGFDALLTDDPEDVAYLTGFFHHPCERPVAVWLERSGRVVLMTPELERENALRQNARAEVVSYAEFPGIEPPFASLARVVDRIGGGSRMRVGFTTHMTNERLTASAAQLPDASYLPTTIVTEARYLKFDEEIALHREAARVTDVMLEAGVSLVREAVASGGQLPSEAELNSHVTGTGVRTMYAEHDDVVVVSPLAGALVYAGANSAFPHGLPSGYRLRDGDTFMLSLGCAVGGRFVEGERTFVLGTPSPEQRLYHETIRRAQEVGGVAIRPGAECRQANATCLAVIEDAGLGHFIRHRQGHGIGLGMHEPPWLEAGDPTLLAPGMVVSNEPGIYIPGHAGYRISDSILVTEAGSEPLTAFPRGLDDCTIPL, encoded by the coding sequence GTGACCCTGATCGACAGCCCGCCCCGTTTCACCCAGCGTCTCGCGCCGGAGTTCTTCGATCGCGTGCAACAGCGTCTGCTGCCCGCGCTGGAGGAGAACGGATTCGACGCCCTCCTCACCGACGACCCCGAAGACGTCGCCTACCTCACCGGCTTCTTCCACCACCCCTGCGAGCGCCCCGTGGCCGTGTGGCTCGAACGCTCCGGTCGCGTGGTGCTGATGACCCCCGAACTGGAACGCGAGAACGCCCTTCGGCAGAACGCACGGGCCGAGGTCGTCTCCTACGCCGAGTTCCCGGGCATCGAACCGCCGTTCGCCTCCTTGGCGCGAGTCGTCGACCGCATCGGGGGCGGCTCCCGGATGCGCGTGGGCTTCACCACGCACATGACGAACGAGCGGCTCACGGCGTCCGCCGCGCAGCTCCCCGACGCCTCGTACCTGCCCACCACGATCGTGACCGAGGCGCGCTACCTCAAGTTCGACGAGGAGATCGCCCTGCACCGCGAGGCCGCCCGGGTCACCGATGTGATGCTCGAGGCGGGGGTGTCCCTCGTTCGAGAGGCCGTGGCATCCGGTGGTCAGCTGCCGAGCGAAGCCGAACTCAACTCGCACGTCACGGGCACCGGCGTGCGCACGATGTACGCCGAGCACGACGACGTGGTGGTGGTGTCGCCCCTCGCCGGGGCCCTGGTCTATGCCGGCGCCAACTCCGCCTTTCCGCACGGACTGCCCTCGGGCTACCGGCTGCGCGACGGCGACACCTTCATGCTCTCGCTCGGCTGCGCCGTGGGCGGCCGCTTCGTGGAGGGCGAGCGCACCTTCGTGCTCGGCACGCCGTCGCCTGAGCAGCGGCTCTACCACGAGACGATCCGGCGGGCGCAGGAGGTCGGCGGTGTGGCCATCCGGCCAGGTGCCGAATGCCGTCAGGCCAATGCCACCTGCCTCGCCGTGATCGAAGACGCCGGACTCGGGCACTTCATCCGGCACCGCCAGGGGCACGGGATCGGGCTCGGCATGCACGAGCCGCCGTGGCTCGAGGCCGGCGACCCGACGCTGCTCGCGCCCGGGATGGTGGTGTCGAACGAGCCGGGCATCTACATCCCGGGGCACGCCGGCTACCGCATCAGCGACAGCATCCTCGTGACCGAGGCCGGGTCGGAACCGCTCACCGCGTTCCCGCGCGGGCTCGACGACTGCACCATCCCGCTCTGA
- a CDS encoding Lrp/AsnC family transcriptional regulator: MRALDTLDDLDRRIVVAMQHDGRASWRAIAEMVGSSTATVARRGQSLIASGVIKVAVNPALGAAGQVDSFFIRINCAPGTQLMVAEQLVAHEDVRFITVVTGQYDIIAELVVQGGATHYPQLLEELQSIEGVERWRSDLVMHIYKVSFDWGRQLFADTLALPDVDSDFQRHVEPESCSPAHFDASDWKIIEALRDDGRETFQAIADRVGMNESSVRRRFERLRSSKCIDILTLVPAPALGMGAETLLTVKVTPSRMDAVALELAKHPAIRYLAATLDENSLFCEVIVPSTDDLYGFITSTLSQLGGVEGWTASMELLFLKRGFIETPWWRTQVAQSEKPAA; this comes from the coding sequence GTGCGAGCTCTCGACACCCTCGACGACCTCGACCGCCGGATCGTGGTCGCCATGCAGCACGACGGGCGAGCGAGCTGGCGGGCCATCGCCGAGATGGTCGGTTCGTCGACCGCCACCGTCGCGCGGCGCGGCCAGTCGCTGATCGCCTCCGGAGTCATCAAGGTCGCGGTGAACCCCGCGCTCGGAGCGGCCGGCCAGGTCGACTCCTTCTTCATCCGCATCAACTGCGCGCCCGGCACCCAGCTGATGGTGGCCGAGCAGCTCGTCGCCCACGAAGACGTGCGGTTCATCACCGTGGTCACCGGGCAGTACGACATCATCGCGGAGCTCGTGGTGCAGGGTGGCGCGACGCACTACCCGCAGCTGCTCGAGGAACTGCAGTCGATCGAGGGCGTCGAGCGCTGGCGCAGCGACCTCGTGATGCACATCTACAAGGTCTCGTTCGACTGGGGCCGCCAGCTCTTCGCCGACACACTGGCATTGCCGGATGTCGACAGCGACTTCCAGCGCCACGTCGAGCCCGAGAGCTGCAGCCCCGCGCACTTCGACGCCTCGGATTGGAAGATCATCGAGGCCCTGCGCGACGACGGGCGCGAGACCTTCCAGGCCATCGCCGACCGGGTGGGCATGAACGAGTCGAGCGTGCGCCGGCGCTTCGAGCGGTTGCGCTCGTCGAAGTGCATCGACATCCTCACCCTGGTGCCGGCGCCCGCGCTCGGCATGGGGGCCGAGACACTGCTCACCGTCAAGGTGACCCCCTCGCGCATGGACGCCGTCGCTCTCGAACTCGCCAAGCATCCGGCCATCCGCTACCTGGCCGCCACGCTCGATGAGAACTCGCTGTTCTGCGAGGTGATCGTGCCTTCGACCGACGACCTCTACGGCTTCATCACCTCGACGCTCTCGCAGCTCGGCGGCGTGGAGGGCTGGACCGCGTCGATGGAGCTGCTCTTCTTGAAGCGCGGCTTCATCGAGACCCCCTGGTGGCGCACCCAGGTCGCCCAGTCGGAGAAGCCCGCCGCCTGA
- a CDS encoding dihydrolipoamide acetyltransferase family protein, with the protein MTTSQFHLPDVGEGLTEAEIVSWKVAAGDTIEINQVIVEIETAKSLVELPSPFAGTVEGILVAEGATVDVGTPIISVAATDGQEAPPPPEPVDHHKLPAPGADLTAVRTLASTAEQVSAAEAEPEETSGAVLVGYGIKGQVSSRRTGRMGARASIPAIGEAPDAKVPTQRLARIHQPIPGVPVIAKPPIRKLAKDLGVDLNEVTPTGLIGDITRDDVIRHADQAKVFHNIETPQWAPVREERIPVKGMRKQIAKAMVASAFTAPHVSLFVDVDASRTMEYVKRLKTSADFAGVKVSPLLIMAKAVIWAVQRNPMVNSAFTEKEIVVRNYVNLGIAAATPRGLIVPNIKDAQDMSMRTLAESLEQLTLTAREGRTSPADMADGTITITNIGVFGMDTGTPILNPGEVGIIALGTIKQKPWVVDGEVRARFVTTVGASFDHRVVDGDVASRFVADLASILEEPALLLD; encoded by the coding sequence ATGACGACGTCGCAGTTCCACCTGCCCGATGTGGGCGAGGGCCTCACCGAGGCCGAGATCGTGTCGTGGAAGGTCGCCGCGGGCGACACCATCGAGATCAACCAGGTCATCGTCGAGATCGAGACGGCCAAGTCACTGGTCGAGCTCCCGTCGCCGTTCGCCGGCACCGTCGAGGGCATCCTCGTGGCCGAGGGCGCGACCGTCGACGTGGGCACGCCCATCATCTCGGTGGCCGCGACCGACGGGCAGGAAGCTCCGCCGCCGCCCGAACCGGTCGACCATCACAAGCTTCCGGCGCCCGGCGCCGACCTCACCGCGGTGCGGACGCTGGCCAGCACGGCGGAGCAGGTCTCCGCCGCCGAGGCAGAGCCGGAGGAGACCTCCGGCGCCGTGCTCGTGGGCTACGGCATCAAGGGTCAGGTCTCCAGCCGTCGCACGGGCCGGATGGGCGCGCGAGCGAGCATCCCCGCCATCGGCGAGGCCCCGGATGCGAAGGTGCCCACGCAGCGCCTGGCGCGCATCCATCAGCCCATCCCCGGCGTGCCGGTGATCGCGAAGCCCCCGATCCGCAAGCTCGCGAAAGATCTCGGTGTCGATCTCAACGAGGTCACCCCGACCGGGCTGATCGGTGACATCACACGCGATGACGTCATCCGGCACGCCGACCAGGCGAAGGTGTTCCACAACATCGAGACCCCGCAGTGGGCACCGGTGCGCGAAGAGCGCATCCCGGTGAAGGGCATGCGCAAGCAGATCGCGAAGGCGATGGTGGCGAGCGCGTTCACGGCGCCGCACGTCTCGCTCTTCGTCGACGTGGATGCGAGCCGCACCATGGAGTACGTCAAGCGGCTGAAGACCTCGGCCGATTTCGCCGGCGTGAAGGTGTCGCCGCTGCTCATCATGGCGAAAGCCGTGATCTGGGCCGTGCAGCGTAACCCCATGGTCAACTCGGCCTTCACCGAGAAGGAGATCGTGGTGCGCAACTACGTGAACCTCGGGATCGCCGCGGCGACGCCCCGCGGGCTCATCGTGCCGAACATCAAAGACGCCCAGGACATGTCGATGCGCACGCTCGCCGAATCGCTCGAGCAGCTCACGCTGACCGCGCGCGAGGGCCGCACCTCGCCCGCCGACATGGCCGACGGCACCATCACCATCACGAACATCGGGGTGTTCGGCATGGACACCGGAACCCCGATCCTCAACCCCGGCGAAGTGGGCATCATCGCCCTCGGCACCATCAAGCAGAAGCCGTGGGTGGTCGACGGCGAAGTGCGGGCGCGCTTCGTCACCACCGTGGGCGCCAGCTTTGACCACCGCGTCGTCGACGGCGACGTGGCGAGCCGTTTCGTGGCCGACCTCGCATCCATCCTCGAGGAGCCCGCCCTCCTCCTCGACTGA
- a CDS encoding ABC transporter ATP-binding protein: MTTAGTPSLRVRDLTVTFTGGGREIRAVRGVDLDVARGEFVALLGESGSGKSVTARAIMGLTDEHTRVSAASLEVAGTDILALSEEERRLMRGERMSLVLQDALSALNPVMTIGNQIGELFKVHRGATRKQARAAAIELLGLVGIPAPSNRVDDYPHQFSGGMRQRILIAMAIALEPEMLIADEPTTALDVTVQAQILDLLGRLRDQLGMGVLLITHDLGVVMEVADRLAVMYAGRIVERGDADTVLDLPAHPYTQALLRSVPDAAARGHDLLTIPGSPPSPAQAPPGCSFNPRCHMAIDICRTERPPLLDVAAGRASACHRSEELLHELVS, encoded by the coding sequence ATGACAACGGCCGGCACCCCCTCGCTGCGGGTGCGCGACCTCACCGTGACCTTCACCGGCGGCGGGCGCGAGATCCGCGCCGTGCGAGGAGTCGACCTCGACGTGGCCCGAGGCGAGTTCGTGGCGCTGCTCGGTGAATCCGGGTCGGGCAAGTCGGTGACCGCCCGCGCCATCATGGGCCTGACCGACGAACACACCCGGGTCTCGGCCGCCTCGCTGGAGGTCGCCGGCACCGACATCCTCGCGCTCTCCGAAGAGGAACGGCGGCTGATGCGCGGCGAGCGGATGAGTCTGGTGCTCCAGGATGCGCTCTCGGCGCTGAACCCCGTGATGACCATCGGCAACCAGATCGGCGAGCTGTTCAAGGTGCATCGGGGCGCGACGCGCAAGCAGGCGCGAGCGGCGGCGATCGAGCTGCTCGGTCTGGTCGGCATCCCGGCGCCGAGCAACCGGGTCGACGACTACCCGCACCAGTTCTCCGGCGGCATGCGCCAGCGCATCCTGATCGCCATGGCCATCGCGCTCGAACCCGAGATGCTCATCGCCGACGAGCCGACGACCGCGCTCGACGTGACCGTGCAGGCGCAGATCCTCGACCTGCTCGGGCGCCTGCGCGACCAGCTCGGCATGGGCGTGCTGCTCATCACCCACGACCTCGGCGTCGTGATGGAGGTCGCCGACCGCCTGGCAGTGATGTATGCCGGTCGCATCGTGGAGCGCGGAGACGCCGACACGGTGCTCGACTTGCCCGCGCATCCGTACACCCAGGCCCTGTTGCGCTCGGTTCCGGATGCCGCGGCGCGCGGACACGATCTGCTCACCATCCCGGGCTCCCCGCCGAGCCCCGCCCAGGCCCCGCCCGGATGCTCGTTCAACCCGCGCTGCCACATGGCCATCGACATCTGCCGCACCGAGCGGCCGCCGCTTCTCGACGTGGCGGCGGGCCGCGCATCCGCGTGCCACCGATCGGAGGAACTGCTGCATGAACTCGTCAGCTGA